One Nitrospira sp. DNA window includes the following coding sequences:
- a CDS encoding proteasome-type protease, whose product MTFCLGMKVEDGLVGIADTRVTTGAECITAGKVSIHQHGRHSMFLMTSGLRSVRDKAVTYFDEAIGESDQTFDKLFKAVNVFATQIRRVAEEDKNALYNAGLIFNLHALVGGQLENDQDHKLFLIYPQGNWVEVSEGTPYCIIGESGYGKPLLDRVLRYHCNLDLALKVGFLAFDATRTSSTSVEYPLDVVLYRHDTFDILQHRFQKEDLAEISSWWQSRIYESVEKLPSKWADHLLESLPHATRSPCNNSGDPPS is encoded by the coding sequence ATGACCTTTTGCTTGGGCATGAAAGTCGAGGACGGCCTCGTCGGCATTGCGGATACCCGCGTGACCACCGGCGCGGAATGCATCACCGCGGGCAAGGTGTCGATCCATCAGCATGGTCGCCACTCGATGTTCCTCATGACGTCGGGGTTACGCTCCGTGCGCGACAAGGCCGTCACCTATTTCGATGAGGCCATCGGAGAAAGCGATCAAACCTTCGACAAATTGTTCAAGGCGGTCAATGTCTTCGCCACGCAGATCCGCCGCGTGGCCGAGGAGGACAAGAATGCGCTGTACAACGCCGGGCTGATTTTCAATCTCCACGCCCTGGTCGGCGGACAATTGGAAAACGATCAGGACCACAAGCTTTTCCTCATCTACCCGCAGGGGAACTGGGTGGAAGTCAGTGAAGGGACCCCCTACTGCATCATCGGCGAATCAGGCTACGGCAAGCCGCTCCTCGATCGAGTGCTTCGATACCACTGCAACCTGGACCTCGCCCTCAAGGTCGGGTTCCTCGCCTTCGACGCCACCCGCACCAGTTCGACCAGCGTGGAATATCCGCTGGATGTCGTGCTGTATCGGCACGACACGTTCGACATCCTCCAACACCGCTTTCAGAAGGAGGACCTGGCCGAGATCTCCTCCTGGTGGCAATCCCGCATTTACGAGTCGGTCGAAAAACTTCCGTCGAAATGGGCCGACCACCTGCTGGAATCGCTTCCTCACGCCACAAGGTCCCCCTGCAACAACTCCGGCGACCCGCCTTCGTAA
- a CDS encoding Protein containing domains DUF404, DUF407 produces the protein MKFSTYDPGEFYDELFEGIGRPRRGSALLLRKFASLADGELRKRQQAAERVILNMGMTFGVYGSDGGQEHIFPFDIVPRIVTASDWSHIESGLQQRIRALNCFLDDIYHGQKILKDGVIPGELIYSCKGFQPVCMGLNPPRGIWCHIAGIDLVRIGDGRFYVLEDNNRCPSGVAYVLEARQVMKRTFPELFEAYRVRPVDEYPSRLLSTLQFLSDLPDPTIVILTPGSYNSAYYEHSLLAQKMGVELVEAGDLAVIDGSVHMRTTKGSQRVDVIYRRINDDFLDPLVFRPDSLLGIPGIMAAYKNGRVAIVNAPGTGVSDDKAVYAYVPKIINYYLAEEPLLPNVPTYVCWENRDRAYVLEHLDELVVKATNEAGGYGMMIGPQASKQEREDCARRIQADPRNYIAQPTLALSRVPTLVEDHIEGRHVDLRPYVLFGRDVYVLPGGMTRVALRKGSLVVNSSQGGGNKDTWVLS, from the coding sequence ATGAAATTCTCAACCTACGACCCGGGAGAGTTCTACGACGAGTTGTTCGAAGGCATCGGGCGGCCACGCCGTGGCAGCGCCCTCTTGCTGCGAAAATTCGCCTCGCTGGCCGACGGCGAACTCAGGAAACGCCAACAGGCGGCGGAACGTGTCATCCTCAATATGGGGATGACCTTCGGCGTCTACGGCAGCGACGGCGGGCAGGAACACATCTTTCCGTTCGACATCGTTCCGCGGATCGTTACCGCGTCGGATTGGAGCCACATCGAGTCCGGCCTTCAGCAGCGCATCCGCGCACTGAATTGTTTTCTCGACGACATTTACCACGGCCAGAAGATCCTGAAGGACGGCGTCATCCCCGGAGAGTTGATCTATTCCTGCAAGGGATTCCAACCGGTCTGCATGGGATTGAATCCGCCCCGGGGCATCTGGTGCCACATCGCGGGGATCGATCTCGTCCGCATCGGCGACGGACGGTTCTACGTCCTCGAGGACAACAATCGTTGTCCCTCCGGCGTCGCCTACGTATTGGAAGCTCGGCAGGTCATGAAGCGGACCTTCCCGGAATTGTTCGAAGCCTATCGCGTGAGGCCGGTCGACGAATACCCGAGCCGCCTGCTCAGCACGCTCCAGTTCCTGTCGGATCTCCCTGATCCGACGATCGTGATCCTCACCCCCGGCAGTTACAACTCCGCCTACTATGAACATTCGTTGCTCGCCCAGAAGATGGGCGTGGAATTGGTCGAAGCCGGCGATCTGGCGGTGATCGACGGCTCGGTCCATATGCGGACGACGAAGGGCTCCCAGCGAGTGGATGTGATTTACCGCCGCATCAATGACGACTTCTTGGACCCCCTGGTCTTCCGTCCCGATTCCCTGCTCGGCATTCCCGGCATCATGGCGGCTTACAAGAACGGTCGTGTGGCGATCGTGAATGCGCCCGGCACCGGGGTCTCCGACGATAAGGCCGTCTACGCCTATGTCCCCAAGATCATCAACTACTACCTGGCGGAGGAACCGCTGCTCCCGAACGTCCCCACCTATGTCTGTTGGGAAAACCGGGATCGGGCCTATGTGTTGGAACACTTGGATGAACTGGTGGTCAAGGCGACCAACGAGGCCGGTGGATACGGCATGATGATCGGCCCGCAGGCCTCCAAACAGGAGCGGGAAGATTGTGCCCGCCGCATCCAGGCCGACCCTCGCAACTACATCGCTCAACCCACCCTGGCCTTGTCCCGGGTCCCCACCCTGGTGGAGGACCACATCGAAGGACGCCATGTCGACCTGCGTCCGTACGTGTTATTCGGACGAGACGTCTATGTGCTGCCGGGAGGCATGACCCGCGTGGCCTTGCGGAAAGGATCGTTGGTGGTCAACTCGTCCCAGGGCGGGGGCAACAAGGATACCTGGGTGTTGTCATGA
- a CDS encoding Protein containing domains DUF403, with amino-acid sequence MLSRVASSIYWLNRYIERAENYARFIEVNLNLSLDLPRGTVEQWEPLVATTGDHDMFLERYGKATKETVIQFLVADSANPSSILSCLLAARENARSVREIISTEMWEQINRFYLMVTGAVARGMSSHNLHTFLAEVKAASHLLLGITDATMSHGEGWHFARLGRLLERADKTSRILDVKYFILLPTATEVGTPFDIIQWSDLLKSASALEMYYKRYGRISPNDVAAFLILDPTFPRAIRYCLIKGEDSLHAISGSDHGSHHNPAEKRLGRLRAELDFADIEDCIDVGLHEFVDHFQAQLNQVGAAISDTFFAPHPIHHAATAEGQ; translated from the coding sequence ATGTTGAGCCGCGTCGCCAGTTCCATCTACTGGTTGAACCGCTATATCGAGCGGGCGGAAAACTATGCGCGCTTCATCGAGGTCAATCTGAATCTGTCGCTCGATCTTCCACGCGGCACCGTCGAACAATGGGAACCGCTGGTGGCGACCACGGGTGATCACGACATGTTTCTGGAGCGGTACGGGAAGGCGACGAAAGAGACGGTCATTCAATTCCTCGTGGCCGACTCCGCCAATCCCAGTTCGATCCTCTCTTGCCTCCTGGCCGCACGGGAGAATGCGCGGTCGGTCCGCGAAATCATCTCCACGGAAATGTGGGAACAGATCAACCGTTTTTACCTGATGGTCACGGGCGCCGTCGCGCGCGGCATGTCGAGCCATAACCTCCACACCTTCCTGGCCGAGGTGAAGGCCGCGAGCCATCTGCTCCTGGGCATCACCGACGCCACCATGTCCCACGGGGAAGGATGGCATTTTGCGCGGCTCGGCCGCCTGCTCGAACGGGCCGACAAGACCTCCCGCATCCTCGACGTGAAATATTTCATCCTCTTGCCGACTGCCACGGAAGTCGGCACCCCGTTCGACATCATCCAGTGGTCCGACCTGTTGAAATCGGCAAGCGCGCTGGAGATGTATTACAAACGATACGGTCGCATCTCGCCCAACGATGTCGCGGCGTTCCTGATCCTCGATCCGACGTTCCCCCGGGCGATTCGCTATTGCCTGATCAAGGGCGAGGATTCCCTGCACGCCATTTCCGGCTCAGACCACGGTTCCCATCACAATCCGGCCGAGAAACGGTTGGGGCGACTCCGCGCGGAGTTGGATTTCGCCGACATCGAAGACTGCATCGACGTAGGACTGCACGAATTCGTGGACCATTTTCAAGCGCAGCTCAACCAAGTCGGGGCGGCCATTTCCGACACGTTCTTTGCCCCACATCCCATTCACCATGCAGCGACGGCGGAGGGACAATGA